The Spirochaetota bacterium genome segment GATGAACCAAATGCTGTATTGCTTGAACCGCCTAAAATACCCATACCAGCGCTTTTATCAGACTGAAGCAGAATAATGATAATCAGCAGTATTGACAAAATCACAAACAATACTGTTCCAATAGAAACAAGAATACTCATACTGCACCTTTTACTATTGATTAAATTTTCAAAAAAATATAACTATTTTTACCTGTCTACACTGTTACATTTATTATGTCAAGAAAAGATTGCACTTTAAGGCTTGCCCCACCAACTAGTACCCCGTCAATATCAGGCATGGCATAGAGCCCTGCTATGTTATCAGGTTTTACTGAACCTCCATACAACACAGGGATGGTTGTAGCCACTCTTTCATTATACAGCGTCTGCAATGTTTTTCTAATAAAAGAATGCATCGATTGCGCTATTTCAGGTGTGGCCACTTTGCCGGTACCTATTGCCCACACGGGCTCATACGCAATAACCACCTTCAGTGCATCATTCTCCTGCAACCCTTCAAAGGCCACCTTTATTTGGTGTTCCACAACTGCTTCTGATTTTCCTGCTTCGCGCTCCTCCAGAAGTTCTCCAACACACAGCATTGGGACAATACCATGAGCTATCGCCGACACAACTTTTTTGTGAATGAGCTCATCGGTTTCGCCAAATATGTGTCTGCGTTCAGAATGGCCAAGCAGCACGTACTCAGCCCCTACATCTTTTATCATTACTGGCGATAGTTCCCCGGTAAAAGCCCCTTCCTTTTCATAGTACATATTCTGAAAACCAACCTTAAGCGGTGTGCCCTCGCATGCAGTTTTAACGCACGTAACGTAGACTGCAGGTGGAAACAGCACTATTTCCCTTTGGGTTTTCAAAAGCCCTTCGGCGATACCAATTGTAAGATTCACCGCTTCATTTCTGGTGGTATACATTTTCCAGTTGCCGGCAAAAATCTGTTTTCGCTGTGTATTCATAGCCTATCCTTCTATTCAATCAGAATTGTATCTACAACATAGAATATACATTGAACCACTGGCTAATACATTGTAGCAACAAATAAACAAATAATAATGAAAAAAATTTTTTTCACGGGGACATTATATGTCATGGGTGTGTACTATTTTATTTTTGTAAATGTAAATGTAAAGAAGAATTTGATGTAATTTCAAATTGCTCATGGCAGCAATACAGGCCTTACACAATGCCCATGATGTATACCATTATTCTAAGATTTTTCAATGTAATTCATAGTTTTCTCAGTATGATTCCAAGCCTTCGTTATTTTCATTTTATACTATTTATTGTCATTCTGATCTTTTATTATTGTAATTCTGAGCTCTTATTATTGTCATTCTGAGACTTTATTATTGTCCTTTTGAGACTTTATTATTGTCATTCTGAGCTTTTATTATTGTCATTCTGAGCCTAAGGCGAAGAATCCAAACAGAGGCGATGTTACACTTTGTGAAATTACTATTCTTTGGCACCACATGCTTTAGCATGACTCAGTAAATAATATTTTCAAAGGAGGGGCGCCATGAAATTTGCATATCTCTTAAATCAGATATATGCAACTTTAGCAGGCTATAGACAACGCAATAGCTACTATATTCTTCTTTTTGCTTTTGCGTGTGCCATGACAATGGCACTACACACCCATGATATATATTTCCAGTGTATCCTTATGCACCTAATTCAGCTGTATCATGGATACAGATGGACAACAACATATATAAAGAATTATTGTGCACCGGTAAAACAATGTGTAATACCGTTAGAATTATTTAAACCAATTACTATCATCCAAGAAAAACTATTCATACATTCACAATAAGAGATTGCAATTCTATGCAATACTATGATGGAAACATATATTTTGTGCATAACGGATGCCTGTATAAAAACAACACAGTGATAATTGCCTCAGGAAAAGTTGATGATGCGATTGTAACACCAAGGGGCATTTTCTATCTTTCTGAAAATTTGTATATTGCATTGCACAAAACCCCATTATACTGCAAAGTACCAAAAGCTTGTAAGCTTGTGTATAATCCTTATAATAACTGGTTTGCAGCATATAGCAAACATTGTGTATATATAATACGTCCCAATTGCACCGTGTTTAAAAAATATCGATTTGTAAAGTCTATAAAAAATGTCTGGATAGCATACGATCATTATTTATCTCAGTTATACCTGTTCATAGCCTGTGGACATCACCTGTATATAACCAATGGATCTAAAATGCGGCACTATTACTGTGCTGATACCATAATCGCTGGCGATCAATACATAGTGTGCCATACTACTGGATTTTATGCACGTTCATATTTTACCAACGATAGAACTGATATGCACCACTCAATTTTTTCATCTACTCCTTCATTAAATAGTGCATATACTACTGATAACGCAAGCAATATTATAATCGGTTCCCCAATACAAAAAGCATTTTATCTGGATTCATATCGCATACCATTTGTACCTGATTACGGTTGTGTTGTTGTTTTCTCATCCAGCAATAATGTATATTTGCTTATAATTCACAATGATGGGAGAGCTTATACACTACACATTGCCAGCAATGTTGATGAATGGATTATTACAGACGACGATAACAACCAGTATATCCTTTATATACGCAGACAAGAGGAAATCACCAGATGCAACCTTAACCGTGAGCTATCCTACATCATATTTGCTGATCCTGAAAAAAGAATACCACATTATCCTCCAAATTATATAAAGCTTGAATGGAAAGATTGCACTACTGTTGCAATCAAACAAATTGCATTGATCCATTACATACTTCGTGCTCTCAAATGTGTTGTAAACGCTATCATCAAAGCTATCATCAAACTTTTAGAATGGATAATAAATACCCTTCCTTCATTATTTGAAATAATTATATGGTATATACTGTTTTTATTAGTGGTAGGTATTATTAAGAAAATTATTTTTTAAAGGTAGCATTACCAAAACCCTCCACAAAACCACAATGATGCTCCCTCTTTTTAAAAATGGGGATGCATGTTGCATCCCCATGTAACAATATACTCATGTATGTTTTACTTCATACAGTACTGAATCAAATCAACAACACGGCAGGAGTAGCCCCACTCATTGTCATACCAGCTTAATATTTTGATCATGTTGCCGCCCATCACCGATGTTGATGGCGCATCTACTATAGAAGAATGGCTGTTGCCTTTGAAATCTATTGATACCAGTTCTTCATCGCATACCTGTAAAATGCCTTTGAGTTTTCCATTTGCAGCTTCACGCAATGCTTTGTTTACATCCTCAGCAGTGGTATTTGATTTCACAGTGCATACAAAATCCACCACCGAAACATTAGGAGTTGGTACGCGGATTGCCAATCCATCCAATTTGCCTTTAAGTTCAGGTAGTACCAGCGCTACTGCTTTTGCTGCACCGGTTGTAGTTGGTATCATTGACAGCGCTGCAGCCCGTGCCCTACGGATATCTGAATGCGGCAGGTCAAGCAACTGCTGATCATTGGTATATGAATGAACAGTAGTCATAACGCCTTTTTCAACACCAAATGTGTCATTGAGCACTTTGACTACCGGTGCCAGACAGTTTGTGGTACAAGAAGCATTGGAAATAATATGATGTTTTGAAGAGTCATATTTATCTTCATTAACACCAAGAACTATGGTGATATCCTCGCCCTTGGCTGGCGCAGTAATAATTACCTTTTTTGCACCCGCATCAATGTGTGGCATAACCTTATCGCGATCACGGAATTTTCCGGTTGATTCTACAACTACATCAATACCTTCAGCTTTCCATGGCAATGAGCCTGGATTTTTTTCGGCCAGTATCTTTATTTCTTTGCCATTTACAATGATTGAATTATCAGTGTGCTCAACTGTCCCATCAAAAATGCCAAAAACAGAATCATATTTAAAAAGCATTGCTAATGTTTTGGCATCGGTTAAATCGTTGATACACCGCACATCAATATCAGAATATTTGGGATTACTCATAATTATACGCAACACCATTCGCCCTATTCGGCCAAACCCATTAATAGCAACCTTAATACTCATAACAACCTCCTGTTATCTGTAGTTTTTAAATATTCATCAACATACAAAAATCTATGAATACACAAATCAATATATACTATTTTTTAAAATTCAACACATAAAAATTTTTAAAAATTATAAATTTTTTAAAGCGATAGCTCAACAAATTGTTCAATGCAGAAAGCAACCTGCCTAGGGCGTTCAATATGCAACATGTGCCCCTTATAGGGAAATACCTGCAACATTGCATTTGGCATTCTTTTAAAGGTTGCGTATGTTACATCCAAAGGTACCATTTTATCTTTTCTGCTAGTAATAAAACATGCCCCAGTGGTAAAACTTTTAGCATCTTCTTCATAATTATAGTTGTTGCAGATGGAAAAATCATTCTTTAATATATCGCTACCAGCTTGTCTCATATACTCAATTGCAGTAGCCTTCATGGTTTCATCAATGCTTCCATAACTTAAATCAACTGCCAGTTTGCAAAAACTGTCAAAATCCTTTTCTAAAAGTTCAAAGACTACCGGATTAACCGTCAGTGTTCCAGCTGTTGCCAGAAACACTGCTCCCGTGAAAGGCACCTTTAAACGCGAAAGCTCAAAAATAATACCCCCACCCATGGAATGACCAAGCACAAAGACATTGCCCTGCAATGATTGTATAAACTGCGCCATAGCGTGAACATATACATTCAATGAGCATTCATAAATCTTTGATTTTCCGTGGGCTGGAAGGTCTATAGCATGTACGGTGATTTTTTTAATTTCATTCATTAACGGAATGAAAAGACGCGAATCCCCGCCAGCTCCATGAATACACACCAGGTGAGTTGCGGCATCTCCTTCTTTAGTGCGATAGTACATGTTGCCAAATGTTGTTGAAAAGTAATTGCCTTTCATTATATTTTACTCCTGCAATTGATGTATTCACTGCAAATCCATTAAATTAAAGACTATAACAACAATGTATATTAATCATTCATGTGAATCCACATTTACGTATTTAATGTATCATAACAACTTACAGAGTCATCAATATAATTATAATCCCTATTCATTTTTTAATTTATATAAGAATGTAACAAAATCTTATGTTGTGATTATGAAAAAAATAATTTTACACTTTTTTAATATCTTATTAGAAATTAAAGGAACCATTAAAAACTATCCTTATATGCATAAAATCAGCTTTGATGTGCCAATAATAAATGCATTCGCACAAATTACGAGATATACTATGATTAATACTGTGCAAAATGTGAATAAACGTAAAAATTTAGCTAATGTATACTTCATACAATTTCGCATGTCAACCAGGATTTAATGCTTCATGTGCGTTGTGTTGCGGCAGCCACAACTATAAAGCATCGTTTAGTGAAATTGATGCACTCTTTAAAGAAAGACTGAATTTTTTTCGCAATAAGGTTGCCGGTTGCAATGACCTCACTGCCATACTGAATGAGTGTTGTAAGGAGCTATCGCACATAACATTACCCCCACTATACCCTGATGCAACGCAATGCCCTTTTGTTGCATATACTGATACCACATATACCACAATAGGATGTTTGCTATATCCATACTGCACAACATTTGATTATCGTAGCCTTTTTATGGGAGCTATCTGCAAAACATTCAATTGTAGCGCTAACACCCCCGACTTACAGCATAAAGTGATAACCGCAGCAAAAGCATGTAAAGACTGGTACTACTACAGTATTGTGATTCACGATACAAAACTTTGTGATGAAGTAATTACATTACACACTCAGGGAAAGACAATTCAATCGAATATTATAAAAAGTAGAAATGTTTTATAATCCTCTACAACCAGTACCCATTCATATCGTTTAGCATCAGAGCTGTTGCCCATATACCGTAAAGCGGAAAACTTTACAAAATCGCCCTCTGAATTAAAATAAAACGTGCCGCTTCCTTTAGTGCCTTTATACTCCATGGTGGCAGCTGTATTATTATCAACTTCTTTCCACGTAATGTGAGGACTCAGTGCCAGTGAAGGGAACCAGACCATTTCAGCCAAGTATCGTT includes the following:
- the gap gene encoding type I glyceraldehyde-3-phosphate dehydrogenase, encoding MSIKVAINGFGRIGRMVLRIIMSNPKYSDIDVRCINDLTDAKTLAMLFKYDSVFGIFDGTVEHTDNSIIVNGKEIKILAEKNPGSLPWKAEGIDVVVESTGKFRDRDKVMPHIDAGAKKVIITAPAKGEDITIVLGVNEDKYDSSKHHIISNASCTTNCLAPVVKVLNDTFGVEKGVMTTVHSYTNDQQLLDLPHSDIRRARAAALSMIPTTTGAAKAVALVLPELKGKLDGLAIRVPTPNVSVVDFVCTVKSNTTAEDVNKALREAANGKLKGILQVCDEELVSIDFKGNSHSSIVDAPSTSVMGGNMIKILSWYDNEWGYSCRVVDLIQYCMK
- a CDS encoding alpha/beta hydrolase, with the translated sequence MKGNYFSTTFGNMYYRTKEGDAATHLVCIHGAGGDSRLFIPLMNEIKKITVHAIDLPAHGKSKIYECSLNVYVHAMAQFIQSLQGNVFVLGHSMGGGIIFELSRLKVPFTGAVFLATAGTLTVNPVVFELLEKDFDSFCKLAVDLSYGSIDETMKATAIEYMRQAGSDILKNDFSICNNYNYEEDAKSFTTGACFITSRKDKMVPLDVTYATFKRMPNAMLQVFPYKGHMLHIERPRQVAFCIEQFVELSL
- the tpiA gene encoding triose-phosphate isomerase; translation: MNTQRKQIFAGNWKMYTTRNEAVNLTIGIAEGLLKTQREIVLFPPAVYVTCVKTACEGTPLKVGFQNMYYEKEGAFTGELSPVMIKDVGAEYVLLGHSERRHIFGETDELIHKKVVSAIAHGIVPMLCVGELLEEREAGKSEAVVEHQIKVAFEGLQENDALKVVIAYEPVWAIGTGKVATPEIAQSMHSFIRKTLQTLYNERVATTIPVLYGGSVKPDNIAGLYAMPDIDGVLVGGASLKVQSFLDIINVTV